A genomic window from Nematostella vectensis chromosome 9, jaNemVect1.1, whole genome shotgun sequence includes:
- the LOC116618434 gene encoding uncharacterized protein LOC116618434: MDDHANAVLKELHSLQLPWDEVLPQSHVDWLDVFSNAHSVVKEIMFPAILTGISGVMAPRTTIKLSENEYEPVNLFTVILAPPGAGKTAAMKAAIDKPLSALDESCEAPILIEDFSKSGLFNHLKDTDGMGVLCKDEIHILIKELLSGKKKELDKDIFIKLFDNGSWTVNKGNSAKRLRLPRVALAMIGFSQPCSFFELYAKMAAVGNGFVDRILCCCPLPKRLSCTDRIRAVASLQRKFETMQSLENVYQYIYSRHNINQEKVFTLSQEAFQYFVQEEQKFVDALNAIFACETVQETPTNISKASKLVLRIAASLHVFVDRLSQALEEIPARDTPTVIELPEMKRAFALGKWFMDSRYILEKLIKGKTKNNVLSVQNKMIQGKSTNGVPLQKSVLSVDGPFVTFRMACRASHAHKPEVREAMKKLEEQGLGSLNEVKKVFYKAFPSALENLKGQLKLYGVEFADYDSTFRVKNSSLTAAQWKTLRANSPDRAGCQRYFLDSNASTATLELKCFGRV, translated from the exons ATGGACGACCACGCAAATGCTGTCTTGAAGGAGTTACACTCCCTCCAGTTGCCTTGGGACGAGGTTCTGCCTCAATCACATGTAGATTGGCTAGATGTGTTCAGCAATGCCCACAGTGTTGTAAAAGAGATAATGTTTCCAGCTATATTGACTGGAATTTCCGGAGTAATGGCTCCAAGAACGACCATCAAACTATCAGAAAATGAGTACGAGCCAGTTAATCTCTTCACTGTTATTTTGGCCCCGCCAGGCGCGGGAAAGACGGCAGCAATGAAAGCAGCCATTGATAAGCCACTAAGTGCTTTAGATGAGAGCTGCGAGGCACCTATTCTTATTGAGGACTTTTCAAAGTCCGGCCTTTTTAACCACCTTAAAGACACAGACGGGATGGGAGTCCTCTGTAAGGATGAAATTCACATCCTTATAAAGGAGTTGCTTAGCGGGAAAAAGAAGGAGCTTGATAAAGACATATTTATTAAGTTATTTGACAATGGTTCTTGGACTGTAAATAAAGGCAACTCGGCAAAAAGGCTTCGCCTACCCCGTGTCGCTCTGGCAATGATCGGCTTCAGTCAGCCATGCAGCTTTTTTGAGCTCTACGCCAAAATGGCAGCCGTGGGCAACGGGTTTGTTGACCGTATTCTGTGTTGTTGTCCTCTTCCCAAACGTCTAAGCTGTACCGATCGTATTAGAGCGGTGGCTTCCCTGCAACGGAAGTTTGAGACGATGCAAAGTCTCGAGAACGTTTACCAATATATTTATAGCCGCCACAACATCAATCAGGAAAAAGTATTCACGCTAAGCCAGGAGGCGTTCCAGTATTTTGTTCAAGAAGAACAAAAGTTCGTAGATGCGCTGAATGCGATCTTTGCCTGTGAGACGGTACAAGAGACGCCCACTAATATATCTAAGGCTTCAAAACTCGTGCTAAGGATTGCAGCATCTTTGCATGTGTTTGTCGACAGACTGTCGCAAGCCCTTGAAGAAATCCCGGCAAGAGACACACCAACTGTGATAGAGCTCCCGGAAATGAAGCGGGCATTTGCCCTTGGCAAATGGTTTATGGACAGCCGGTACATTCTTGAAAAG ttgatCAAAGGCAAGACAAAGAATAATGTCTTATCTGTACAAAATAAG ATGATCCAAGGCAAGTCAACAAATGGTGTCCCTTTACAAAAAAGTGTCCTTTCAGTGGATGGACCATTTGTTACATTTCGCATGGCATGTCGAGCTTCCCATGCCCACAAGCCGGAAGTCCGCGAAGCAATGAAAAAGCTGGAAGAGCAGGGCCTTGGGTCACTTAACGAGGTCAAGAAAGTATTTTATAAAGCTTTCCCTTCAGCCCTAGAAAATCTTAAGGGTCAACTCAAACTCTATGGAGTTGAGTTTGCTGATTATGATTCAACATTTCGCGTTAAAAATTCGTCCCTTACGGCGGCCCAATGGAAGACCCTAAGGGCCAATTCTCCAGACAGAGCGGGATGTCAAAGGTACTTCTTAGATTCGAATGCTTCAACAGCAACACTTGAGTTAAAGTGTTTTGGGAGGGTTTAA